A window of the Homo sapiens chromosome 18, GRCh38.p14 Primary Assembly genome harbors these coding sequences:
- the HMSD gene encoding serpin-like protein HMSD isoform X2, with amino-acid sequence MSISSALAMVFMGAKGNTAAQMSQALCFSKIGGEDGDIHRGFQSLLVAINRTDTEYVLRTANGLFGEKSYDFLTGFTDSCGKFYQATIKQLDFVNDTEKSTTRVNSWVADKTKAWKIIQTSLSHLEEPGIASSSCYCKACLPQPLLVHSIPKCNSPVTPHGMW; translated from the exons atgagcATATCATCAGCCTTGGCCATGGTTTTCATGGGGGCAAAGGGAAACACTGCAGCTCAGATGTCTCAG gcaCTTTGTTTTAGTAAAATCGGAGGTGAAGATGGAGATATTCATCGAGGTTTTCAGTCACTTCTTGTTGCAATTAACAGAACTGACACTGAATATGTGCTTAGAACTGCCAACGGGCTCTTTGGAGAAAAGTCTTATGATTTCCTCACA GGTTTTACAGATTCCTGTGGCAAATTCTACCAAGCAACGATAAAACAGCTAGACTTTGTGAATGATACAGAGAAGTCCACAACACGTGTAAACTCCTGGGTTGCTGATAAAACTAAAG cctggaaaattattcaaacaagccTGTCACATCTGGAGGAGCCAGGAATCGCCTCTTCCTCTTGTTACTGCAAAGCCTGCCTTCCACAGCCCCTACTGGTTCACTCTATTCCCAAATGCAACTCTCCTGTGACCCCGCATGGCATGTGGTGA
- the SERPINB8 gene encoding serpin B8 isoform b (isoform b is encoded by transcript variant 3), producing the protein MDDLCEANGTFAISLFKILGEEDNSRNVFFSPMSISSALAMVFMGAKGSTAAQMSQALCLYKDGDIHRGFQSLLSEVNRTGTQYLLRTANRLFGEKTCDFLPDFKEYCQKFYQAELEELSFAEDTEECRKHINDWVAEKTEGKISEVLDAGTVDPLTKLVLVNAIYFKGKWNEQFDRKYTRGMLFKTNEEKKTVQMMFKEAKFKMGYADEVHTQVLELPYVEEELSMVILLPDDNTDLAVKE; encoded by the exons ATGGATGACCTCTGTGAAGCAAATGGCACTTTTGCCATcagcttatttaaaatattggggGAAGAGGACAACTCAAGAAACGTATTCTTCTCTCCCATGAGCATCTCCTCTGCCCTGGCCATGGTCTTCATGGGGGCAAAGGGAAGCACTGCAGCCCAGATGTCCCAG GCACTTTGTTTATACAAAGACGGAGATATTCACCGAGGTTTCCAGTCACTTCTCAGTGAAGTTAACAGAACTGGCACTCAGTACTTGCTTAGAACTGCCAACAGACTCTTTGGAGAAAAGACGTGTGATTTCCTTCCA GACTTTAAAGAATACTGTCAGAAGTTCTATCAGGCAGAGCTGGAGGAGTTGTCCTTTGCTGAAGACACTGAAGAGTGCAGGAAGCATATAAATGACTGGGTGGCAGAGAAGACTGAAG GTAAGATTTCAGAGGTACTGGATGCTGGGACAGTCGATCCCCTGACAAAGCTGGTCCTTGTGAATGCCATTTATTTCAAGGGAAAGTGGAATGAGCAATTTGACAGAAAGTACACAAGGGGAATGCTCTTTAAAACCAACGAG GAAAAAAAGACAGTGCAGATGATGTTTAAGGAAGCTAAGTTTAAAATGGGGTATGCGGATGAGGTACACACCCAGGTCCTGGAGCTGCCCTATGTGGAAGAGGAGCTGAGCATGGTCATTCTGCTTCCCGATGACAACACGGACCTCGCCGTG AAAGAGTGA
- the SERPINB8 gene encoding serpin B8 isoform e (isoform e is encoded by transcript variant 6) has product MDDLCEANGTFAISLFKILGEEDNSRNVFFSPMSISSALAMVFMGAKGSTAAQMSQALCLYKDGDIHRGFQSLLSEVNRTGTQYLLRTANRLFGEKTCDFLPDFKEYCQKFYQAELEELSFAEDTEECRKHINDWVAEKTEGKISEVLDAGTVDPLTKLVLVNAIYFKGKWNEQFDRKYTRGMLFKTNEEKKTVQMMFKEAKFKMGYADEVHTQVLELPYVEEELSMVILLPDDNTDLAVIKAGGEL; this is encoded by the exons ATGGATGACCTCTGTGAAGCAAATGGCACTTTTGCCATcagcttatttaaaatattggggGAAGAGGACAACTCAAGAAACGTATTCTTCTCTCCCATGAGCATCTCCTCTGCCCTGGCCATGGTCTTCATGGGGGCAAAGGGAAGCACTGCAGCCCAGATGTCCCAG GCACTTTGTTTATACAAAGACGGAGATATTCACCGAGGTTTCCAGTCACTTCTCAGTGAAGTTAACAGAACTGGCACTCAGTACTTGCTTAGAACTGCCAACAGACTCTTTGGAGAAAAGACGTGTGATTTCCTTCCA GACTTTAAAGAATACTGTCAGAAGTTCTATCAGGCAGAGCTGGAGGAGTTGTCCTTTGCTGAAGACACTGAAGAGTGCAGGAAGCATATAAATGACTGGGTGGCAGAGAAGACTGAAG GTAAGATTTCAGAGGTACTGGATGCTGGGACAGTCGATCCCCTGACAAAGCTGGTCCTTGTGAATGCCATTTATTTCAAGGGAAAGTGGAATGAGCAATTTGACAGAAAGTACACAAGGGGAATGCTCTTTAAAACCAACGAG GAAAAAAAGACAGTGCAGATGATGTTTAAGGAAGCTAAGTTTAAAATGGGGTATGCGGATGAGGTACACACCCAGGTCCTGGAGCTGCCCTATGTGGAAGAGGAGCTGAGCATGGTCATTCTGCTTCCCGATGACAACACGGACCTCGCCGTG
- the SERPINB8 gene encoding serpin B8 isoform d (isoform d is encoded by transcript variant 5) yields the protein MDDLCEANGTFAISLFKILGEEDNSRNVFFSPMSISSALAMVFMGAKGSTAAQMSQALCLYKDGDIHRGFQSLLSEVNRTGTQYLLRTANRLFGEKTCDFLPDFKEYCQKFYQAELEELSFAEDTEECRKHINDWVAEKTEGKISEVLDAGTVDPLTKLVLVNAIYFKGKWNEQFDRKYTRGMLFKTNEEKKTVQMMFKEAKFKMGYADEVHTQVLELPYVEEELSMVILLPDDNTDLAVDTLRSTSFFCDILANIIST from the exons ATGGATGACCTCTGTGAAGCAAATGGCACTTTTGCCATcagcttatttaaaatattggggGAAGAGGACAACTCAAGAAACGTATTCTTCTCTCCCATGAGCATCTCCTCTGCCCTGGCCATGGTCTTCATGGGGGCAAAGGGAAGCACTGCAGCCCAGATGTCCCAG GCACTTTGTTTATACAAAGACGGAGATATTCACCGAGGTTTCCAGTCACTTCTCAGTGAAGTTAACAGAACTGGCACTCAGTACTTGCTTAGAACTGCCAACAGACTCTTTGGAGAAAAGACGTGTGATTTCCTTCCA GACTTTAAAGAATACTGTCAGAAGTTCTATCAGGCAGAGCTGGAGGAGTTGTCCTTTGCTGAAGACACTGAAGAGTGCAGGAAGCATATAAATGACTGGGTGGCAGAGAAGACTGAAG GTAAGATTTCAGAGGTACTGGATGCTGGGACAGTCGATCCCCTGACAAAGCTGGTCCTTGTGAATGCCATTTATTTCAAGGGAAAGTGGAATGAGCAATTTGACAGAAAGTACACAAGGGGAATGCTCTTTAAAACCAACGAG GAAAAAAAGACAGTGCAGATGATGTTTAAGGAAGCTAAGTTTAAAATGGGGTATGCGGATGAGGTACACACCCAGGTCCTGGAGCTGCCCTATGTGGAAGAGGAGCTGAGCATGGTCATTCTGCTTCCCGATGACAACACGGACCTCGCCGTG
- the HMSD gene encoding serpin-like protein HMSD, with translation MSISSALAMVFMGAKGNTAAQMSQALCFSKIGGEDGDIHRGFQSLLVAINRTDTEYVLRTANGLFGEKSYDFLTGFTDSCGKFYQATIKQLDFVNDTEKSTTRVNSWVADKTKGENILLFYFDNILNSFIVSSLQNCQI, from the exons atgagcATATCATCAGCCTTGGCCATGGTTTTCATGGGGGCAAAGGGAAACACTGCAGCTCAGATGTCTCAG gcaCTTTGTTTTAGTAAAATCGGAGGTGAAGATGGAGATATTCATCGAGGTTTTCAGTCACTTCTTGTTGCAATTAACAGAACTGACACTGAATATGTGCTTAGAACTGCCAACGGGCTCTTTGGAGAAAAGTCTTATGATTTCCTCACA GGTTTTACAGATTCCTGTGGCAAATTCTACCAAGCAACGATAAAACAGCTAGACTTTGTGAATGATACAGAGAAGTCCACAACACGTGTAAACTCCTGGGTTGCTGATAAAACTAAAGgtgaaaatatattgttattcTATTTCGATaatattttaaacagttttatagTCAGTTCTTTACAAAACTGTCAAATATAA
- the HMSD gene encoding serpin-like protein HMSD isoform X1, whose amino-acid sequence MSISSALAMVFMGAKGNTAAQMSQALCFSKIGGEDGDIHRGFQSLLVAINRTDTEYVLRTANGLFGEKSYDFLTGFTDSCGKFYQATIKQLDFVNDTEKSTTRVNSWVADKTKVHKGTKKHHQQRPHGLHDMALWTHQTLSCSASSTLSVPLQAWIRHGFHGAILCLFAPARTVFPTWDICVYNQTPRGQIISFVKDFKPPGICWKFHGGKQAFFIF is encoded by the exons atgagcATATCATCAGCCTTGGCCATGGTTTTCATGGGGGCAAAGGGAAACACTGCAGCTCAGATGTCTCAG gcaCTTTGTTTTAGTAAAATCGGAGGTGAAGATGGAGATATTCATCGAGGTTTTCAGTCACTTCTTGTTGCAATTAACAGAACTGACACTGAATATGTGCTTAGAACTGCCAACGGGCTCTTTGGAGAAAAGTCTTATGATTTCCTCACA GGTTTTACAGATTCCTGTGGCAAATTCTACCAAGCAACGATAAAACAGCTAGACTTTGTGAATGATACAGAGAAGTCCACAACACGTGTAAACTCCTGGGTTGCTGATAAAACTAAAG TCCACAAGGGAACGAAGAAACACCACCAACAGCGTCCACATGGCCTTCACGACATGGCCCTGTGGACACATCAGACGTTGTCTTGCAGTGCCTCATCCACACTATCTGTACCACTGCAGGCCTGGATACGTCATGGTTTTCATGGTGCTATCTTGTGCCTCTTTGCACCTGCACGCACTGTGTTTCCTACATGGGATATCTGTGTTTACAACCAAACTCCCAGGGGCCAAATTATATCCTTTGTAAAGGACTTCAAACCACCAGGCATTTGCTGGAAGTTTCACGGAGGAAAACaagcatttttcatcttttaa